The Vidua macroura isolate BioBank_ID:100142 chromosome 4, ASM2450914v1, whole genome shotgun sequence genome window below encodes:
- the GPRIN3 gene encoding G protein-regulated inducer of neurite outgrowth 3 — MGTVPDPLRSAKLSLVSTSAEEEHLGDLQPAKHQPQVPSGERANNGFLCAPSSSAEVCLFHLTCTGAASTQRCEQCHTDDDSQQETFSPRLASITTEGHPADVKPAGFSQPVGIPAPAVPVLAATGALSVGQGPEMMPAPQSSRQFVQGSQTKMSSLTQIDDSALKPQGTDDQPALEVLNYSSPGDPVGVNQFCHTSQANILQRGEKDREVDKNGSAVCQSALAAGQIEADLGRDLQNNLEGKSGTADMPQLHPPDKTEVVQTSKAPGQSSHGSPHSVHSLDPMPGSPNPTQLSKFRETGTMTAQPESSPFTQEAVSRTWRDAEVQAVATVESKSASTSPSIFATFLKGNSPPEEKEELHIIYQGGMGLSQAALTDSLSSQQKSPCSPGITSKSAVVAVTASAQTQLVKLPGFPPDVASPVSSDNVKRVLPCSPAAVTSQGTSVGNAEMTSTACDVKDAAQLPKDAPVPPKPIPAEQLGIDSSNQIPSQSGTGAGEPSTTSTDAVPGTQNNVRDLIPRAGSSPSPLLSGKDSEAKQKEVLGSSEQKPVQSKVASQGQASPNQCVVKPKEEILVVLDPKGELNVTIQPAAVLAKACPQDAGGKESRGHGDSGQSQMAGGQNLQAGLTPELSVSSASAAPSMAASAAPQQQGLQARQSGHNLHTEVIPASSQAVPNLGENKKHSTPAMEAKVQVKQSKHVRDVVWDEQGMTWEVYGASLDPESLGIAIQNHLQRQIREHEKLIRAQNSQTRKSISSDTSSNKKLKGRQHNVFQSMLQNFRRPNCCVRPAPSSVLD, encoded by the coding sequence ATGGGGACTGTACCAGATCCTCTGAGATCTGCCAAGCTTTCCCTGGTCTCAACTTCTGCAGAGGAGGAGCACCTGGGAGACCTGCAGCCTGCTAAGCACCAGCCCCAAGTCCCCAGTGGAGAGAGGGCCAACAATGGCTTCCTGTGCGCACCGTCCAGCTCAGCTGAGGTTTGCTTGTTCCACCTGACCTGCACAGGTGCTGCCAGCACACAGAGGTGCGAGCAGTGCCACACAGATGATGACAGCCAGCAGGAAACCTTTTCTCCCAGGCTGGCCAGCATAACTACAGAGGGGCATCCTGCAGATGTAAAACCTGCTGGTTTTTCCCAGCCAGTGGGcatcccagcaccagcagtgccAGTCCTTGCTGCCACAGGAGCCCTCTCAGTGGGGCAAGGGCCAGAGATGATGCCAGCCCCCCAGAGCTCCCGGCAGTTTGTGCAAGGCAGCCAGACCAAAATGAGCTCCCTGACACAAATAGATGACTCTGCCTTGAAACCTCAGGGAACTGATGATCAGCCAGCACTTGAAGTGTTAAATTATTCTTCTCCAGGTGATCCTGTCGGGGTTAATCAATTCTGTCATACTTCTCAGGCAAACATTCtgcaaagaggggaaaaagacaGGGAGGTAGACAAAAATGGTTCTGCTGTGTGTCAGTCAGCCTTGGCAGCAGGGCAAATCGAAGCTGACCTGGGGAGAGACTTGCAGAACAATCTGGAGGGGAAAAGTGGGACTGCAGACATGCCGCAGTTGCATCCCCCAGATAAAACTGAAGTGGTGCAGACCAGCAAGGCACCAGGACAGTCCAGCCACGGGAGTCCACATTCTGTACACAGCCTGGACCCCATGCCTGGGAGTCCAAACCCCACCCAGCTCTCCAAATTCAGAGAAACAGGTACAATGACAGCTCAGCCAGAGAGCAGCCCTTTTACTCAGGAAGCTGTAAGCAGAACATGGCGGGATGCTGAGGTTCAGGCTGTGGCTACGGTGGAGAGCAAATCAGCTTCTACCAGTCCCAGCATCTTTGCTACCTTCTTAAAAGGGAATTCTCCtccagaggagaaggaagaactgCACATAATTTACCAAGGAGGTAtggggctgagccaggctgcACTTACTGACAGTTTATCCTCACAACAAAAGTCTCCATGTTCTCCTGGTATCACATCAAAGTCGGCTGTTGTGGCTGTGACTGCTTCAGCCCAAACCCAGCTTGTCAAACTGCCGGGGTTCCCACCTGATGTGGCATCTCCAGTATCATCAGATAATGTGAAACGTGttctcccctgctcccctgcagctgTTACTTCTCAAGGAACATCTGTGGGTAATGCTGAAATGACCAGTACAGCCTGTGATGTCAAGGATGCTGCTCAGCTGCCAAAGGATGCTCCAGTCCCACCAAAGCCCATCCCAGCTGAGCAGCTTGGAATTGACTCCAGTAATCAAATTCCATCACAGTCTGGGACTGGCGCTGGTGAGCCAAGCACCACTTCCACTGATGCTGTCCCAGGAACCCAGAACAATGTGCGAGATCTCATCCCTCGTGCTGGAAGCAGCCCGTCACCTTTACTCTCTGGCAAGGACAGTGAAGCCAAGCAGAAGGAGGTTCTGGGCAGCTCTGAGCAAAAGCCTGTGCAAAGCAAGGTTGCAAGTCAAGGGCAGGCCAGTCCTAATCAATGTGTGGTAAAACCAAAGGAAGAAATCTTGGTGGTTCTTGATCCTAAAGGAGAGCTGAATGTTACCATACAACCTGCTGCCGTCCTTGCAAAGGCGTGCCCACAGGATGCAGGTGGGAAGGAGAGCAGGGGCCACGGAGACAGTGGCCAGTCTCAGATGGCTGGTGGCCAGAACCTGCAGGCAGGACTGACGCCCGAGCTGAGTGTGAGTTCTGCAAGTGCTGCCCCTTCCATGGCAGCATCGGCAGCTCCCCAGCAACAGGGCCTCCAGGCCAGGCAGTCCGGACACAATCTCCACACTGAAGTGATTCCTGCTTCCTCTCAGGCTGTGCCAAACCTGGGGGAGAACAAAAAGCATTCCACCCCAGCCATGGAAGCAAAAGTACAGGTGAAGCAGTCCAAACACGTCAGGGATGTTGTTTGGGATGAGCAAGGAATGACGTGGGAGGTTTATGGTGCTTCCCTCGATCCAGAATCCCTGGGAATTGCCATTCAGAACCACTTACAGAGACAAATACGGGAACACGAGAAACTGATCCGGGCCCAGAACAGTCAGACCCGGAAATCCATTTCCTCAGATACATCCTCAAATAAAAAACTGAAAGGGAGGCAGCACAATGTGTTCCAGTCCATGCTGCAGAATTTTAGGCGTCCTAATTGCTGCGTCCGACCTGCTCCTTCTTCTGTGTTAGACTGA